The Hymenobacter swuensis DY53 genome includes the window TGCCTGCCGGCTTACCTAGCGGGGCGCTCGGAAAAGGAAACCCGCGTACGGGCCCGCGAATTGCTCGGGATGCTGAACCTGGAGCGCCGCGCCGACCACAAGCCCTCGGAAATGAGCGGCGGCGAGCAGCAGCGCACGGCCGTAGCCCGCGCCCTCATCAACTCCCCCGAAATCATCTTCGCCGACGAACCCTCGGGCAACCTCGACTCGCAGAACGCTCAGGAGCTGCACCAGATTTTCTTTCTGCTGCGCAAGGAACTGGGCCAGACCTTCGTGATTGTGACCCACAACGACCAATTGGCCGAAATGGCCGACCGGAAGATTACCATGAAGGACGGCAACATCTGGGAAGGCTAATCCGGCCGGAACCTAGTGGCGCTGCCCCGCGTTTGTAA containing:
- a CDS encoding ABC transporter ATP-binding protein → MLQAINVRKKYNTLEVLKGIDLTIEKSEIVSIVGSSGAGKSTLLHILGTLDNPDSGEVLFDGESVSSLGRSDLARFRNRHIGFIFQFHNLLPEFTALENVCLPAYLAGRSEKETRVRARELLGMLNLERRADHKPSEMSGGEQQRTAVARALINSPEIIFADEPSGNLDSQNAQELHQIFFLLRKELGQTFVIVTHNDQLAEMADRKITMKDGNIWEG